In Actinomycetota bacterium, the sequence GGTTCGGGGCGTTGCGGCTGACCTTCGCGCTCGAGGCCGATGCCGGGACCCTGCGCTTCCACCAGCGCGACTGCTGCCTCGTGGTGGCCGGGCTGCGCATGCCGATACCGGCCGATCTCACCCCGCGGGTCGACGCGACCGTCGAACCGACCCGCAACACCGTCCAGGTGTGGGTCCGGGTCCAGATCGCCACACCGATGACCGGCCCCTTGCTGACTTACACAGGTCCGATGTCCATCGAGAAGGACCGACCGTGACAACCGCGCTGTGGCTGCTGTTCGTCCTCGGGCTCGTCGGGGCCTTCGACACCCTGTACTTCCACGAGTGGCGCGGGAAGCTCGTCGCCGACCCCACGATGCGTCCCGAACTGAAGCTGCATGTCGCCAGAGACGCCATCTACGTCATCATCTTCGCGACGCTACCCACCGTGGCCTGGCGAGGATGGTGGACCGCCATCCTTGCGACGCTGCTGGCCGCCGAGATCGCCATCACCCTGGCCGACTTCGTTACCGAGGACGAGGTCCGTGCGGGCATCGGTGGCGTGTTCCCCGGAGAACGCGTCACCCACGCGGTCATGGGCATCGTGTACGGGGCGATGCTCGCCTACCTCGTCCCCACGATGTGGCGCTGGATGCAGCAACCGACCGACCTGACCCTCGCGACCCACCCGGTGCCGGACCCCCTCACCTGGTCGCTGATCGCCATGGCAGCCGGGATCCTCCTCCACGGCCTCCGCGACCTGTGCGCCGTCATTGGCCTCCCGGGCAGCCACTGGCCGTACGAACCACCGGGGGGAACCGCATGAGACGCCGACGTCAGCACTGCGCCGTCTTCGCTGCAGCCGGGATCTACAACCTCGCCTGGGGCGCCGTGGTCGCACTGCACCCGGTGTCCCTCTACCGCGCGGCGGGCATACCCGTCCCCGACCATCCAGAGGTCGCCAGCGCACTGGGGATGGTCATCGGCCTCTACGGCATCCTGTACCTCC encodes:
- a CDS encoding DUF4166 domain-containing protein, translated to FGALRLTFALEADAGTLRFHQRDCCLVVAGLRMPIPADLTPRVDATVEPTRNTVQVWVRVQIATPMTGPLLTYTGPMSIEKDRP